A region of Lagenorhynchus albirostris chromosome 20, mLagAlb1.1, whole genome shotgun sequence DNA encodes the following proteins:
- the KSR1 gene encoding kinase suppressor of Ras 1 isoform X1, which translates to MSVLMRKPGLEREARVPARKAGKARGLRLPQRLRLSARLGLDYVGADLLHGSPQMVRRDIGLSVTHRFSTKSWLSQVCHVCQKSMMFGVKCKHCRLKCHNKCTKEAPACRISFLPLPRLRRTESVPSDINNPVDRAAEPHFGTLPKALTKKEHPLAMNHLDSSSNPSSTTSSTPSSPAPFPTSSSNPPSATTPPNPSPGQRDGRFNFPDISAFPQAVPFAEADSSRLENPPKADVSEDREVEAEEPEAGRSEAEDDEDELDDLPSSRRPWRGPISRKASQTSVYLQEWDIPFEQVELGEPIGQGRWGRVHRGRWHGEVAIRLLEMDGHNQDHLKLFKKEVMNYRQTRHENVVLFMGACMNPPHLAIITSFCKGRTLHSFVRDPKTSVDINKTRQIAQEIIKGMGYLHAKGIVHKDLKSKNVFYDNGKVVITDFGLFGISGVVREGRRENQLKLSHDWLCYLAPEIVREMTPGKDEDQLPFSKAADVYAFGTVWYELQARDWPLKNQAVEALIWQVGSGEGMKRVLASVSLGKEVTEILSACWAFDLQERPSFPLLMDMLEKLPKLNRRLSHPGHFWKSADINSSKVVPRFERFGLGVLESSNPKM; encoded by the exons ATGTCTGTTCTTATGAGGAAGCCAGGATTGGAGAGAGAGGCCAGGGTGCCCGCTAGGAAGGCAGGCAAAGCTCGTGGCCTGAGACTTCCCCAAAGGCTCAGACTGAGTGCCCGGCTGGGGCTGGACTACGTGGGAGCAG ATCTCCTGCACGGATCCCCACAGATGGTACGAAGGGACATCGGGCTCTCGGTGACACACAG GTTCTCCACCAAGTCCTGGCTGTCGCAGGTCTGCCACGTGTGCCAGAAGAGCATGATGTTCGGAGTGAAGTGCAAGCATTGCAG GTTGAAGTGTCACAACAAGTGTACAAAAGAAGCCCCCGCCTGTAGAATATCCTTCCTTCCGC TACCCAGGCTTCGGAGGACAGAATCTGTCCCCTCGGACATCAACAATCCGGTGGACAGAGCAGCTGAACCCCATTTCGGAACCCTCCCCAAAGCACTGACCAAAAAG GAGCATCCTCTGGCCATGAACCACCTGGACTCCAGCAGCAACCCATCCTCCACCACATCTTCCACGCCCTCCTCGCCAGCGCCCTTCCCGACGTCGTCGTCCAACCCACCCAGTGCCACCACGCCCCCCAACCCCTCGCCCGGCCAGAGGGACGGCAGGTTCAACTTCCCAG aCATTTCGGCATTTCCTCAGGCAGTCCCATTCGCCGAGGCGGACAGTTCCCG GCTTGAGAACCCGCCCAAAGCAGATGTGTCGGAGGATCGCGAAGTGGAG gCTGAGGAGCCCGAGGCCGGCAGGTCGGAGGCCGAAGACGACGAGGACGAGTTGGATGACCTGCCGAGCTCCCGCCGGCCCTGGCGAGGCCCCATCTCTCGCAAGGCCAGCCAGACCAGCGTGTACCTGCAGGAGTGGGACATCCCCTTCGAGCAGGTGGAGCTGGGCGAGCCCATCGGGCAGGGCCGCTGGGGCCGGGTGCACCGCGGCCGCTGGCATGGCGAGGTGGCCATCCGCCTGCTGGAGATGGACGGCCACAACCAGGACCACCTGAAGCTGTTCAAAAAGGAGGTGATGAACTACCGGCAGACGCGGCACGAGAACGTGGTGCTCTTCATGGGGGCCTGCATGAACCCGCCGCACCTGGCCATCATCACCAG CTTCTGCAAGGGACGGACGTTGCACTCGTTTGTGAGGGACCCCAAGACATCTGTGGACATCAACAAGACCAGGCAGATCGCCCAGGAGATCATTAAG GGAATGGGCTATCTCCACGCCAAGGGCATCGTGCACAAAGATCTCAAGTCCAAGAACGTCTTCTACGACAACGGCAAAGTGGTCATCACAGACTTCGGGCTGTTCGGGATCTCAGGCGTGGTCCGAGAGGGACG GCGTGAGAACCAGCTGAAGCTGTCACATGACTGGCTGTGCTACCTGGCCCCCGAGATCGTGAGGGAGATGACCCCCGGGAAGGACGAGGACCAGCTGCCCTTCTCCAAAGCGGCTGACGTCTATGCATTCGG GACCGTTTGGTATGAGCTGCAAGCCAGAGACTGGCCCTTGAAGAACCAAGCCGTGGAGGCCCTGATCTGGCAGGTTGGAAGCGGAGAGGGAATGAAGAGAGTCCTGGCCTCCGTCAGCCTGGGGAAGGAAGTCACC GAGATCCTGTCCGCCTGCTGGGCCTTCGACCTGCAGGAGAGGCCCAGCTTCCCGCTGCTGATGGACATGCTGGAGAAGCTGCCCAAGCTGAACCGGAGGCTCTCGCACCCCGGGCACTTCTGGAAGTCTGCCGA